One window of the Salvia splendens isolate huo1 chromosome 1, SspV2, whole genome shotgun sequence genome contains the following:
- the LOC121799229 gene encoding uncharacterized protein LOC121799229: MRTLWPNLEGDDGLETVLEVPIPDEMFPAASNSSKPWRAVKSWLMSGRASRPSPDYEGRALEIQSLLGVVGAPLLPLPISSDHDIKPHPIEKSMASYIVQQYVASCGGAHALDSIENMCAVGKVKMAADARKMNKGAGEFGGFVLWHQSPALWSLELMLSAFKLSAGCDGKVAWGQTPWRTSRAPPRPLRRSLQGLDPKGTADLFSNSICIGEKKINGEDCFVLKLETEAARCSNNAEIIKHTIWGYFSQKSGLLIQLQDSHSLRVKEIHWETKTESLIQDYRAINGVNIAHGGRTMVWLSSFDDNNPESHSRSRMEEIWSIEEIDFNVKGLSTDCFLPPAELGDCDDEDRLRCKGLDKYSRNCASRSGRKKKKKVVAIDEHYDLDDDNSCIR; encoded by the exons ATGAGAACCTTGTGGCCCAACCTCGAAGGGGACGACGGCCTCGAGACAGTCCTGGAGGTCCCCATCCCCGACGAGATGTTCCCAGCCGCCTCCAACTCCAGCAAGCCGTGGCGGGCTGTCAAGTCCTGGCTCATGAGCGGCCGCGCCTCCCGCCCTTCCCCGGACTATGAGGGGCGCGCCTTGGAGATTCAGTCCTTGCTCGGCGTCGTTGGAGCCCCGTTGCTCCCCCTCCCGATCTCCTCCGATCACGACATCAAACCCCACCCCATC GAAAAATCGATGGCTTCATACATAGTCCAACAGTATGTAGCGTCTTGCGGAGGCGCACACGCCCTCGACTCGATCGAAAACATGTGCGCGGTCGGGAAGGTGAAGATGGCGGCTGATGCTAGAAAGATGAATAAAGGCGCGGGGGAATTCGGCGGATTCGTGCTGTGGCACCAGAGCCCCGCGCTCTGGAGTCTGGAGCTCATGCTTTCTGCTTTCAAATTAAGCGCCGGCTGCGATGGAAAGGTCGCGTGGGGCCAGACTCCTTGGCGCACCTCCCGCGCTCCCCCGCGCCCTCTCCGCCGCTCCTTGCAA GGGCTCGATCCAAAGGGAACAGCAGACTTATTCTCCAACTCCATCTGCATCGGCGAGAAAAAAATCAACGGCGAGGATTGCTTTGTACTAAAGCTTGAAACAGAGGCTGCAAGATGCAGCAACAACGCAGAAATAATCAAACACACAATTTGGGGGTATTTTAGCCAGAAAAGTGGGCTATTAATCCAACTACAAGACTCTCACTCACTGAGAGTAAAAGAAATCCATTGGGAGACCAAAACAGAGTCGTTGATCCAAGACTACAGAGCAATCAACGGCGTCAACATTGCTCACGGGGGCCGGACAATGGTGTGGCTGTCGAGTTTTGATGACAATAATCCCGAGAGCCACAGCAGAAGCAGAATGGAGGAGATTTGGAGCATTGAGGAGATCGACTTCAACGTCAAGGGGCTGTCGACGGATTGCTTCCTGCCTCCTGCGGAATTGGGTGATTGCGACGATGAGGATCGGCTGAGGTGTAAGGGTTTGGATAAGTATAGTAGAAATTGTGCTTCGAGAAgtgggaggaagaagaagaagaaggtggtTGCAATTGATGAACACTATGATTTAGATGATGATAATTCGTGCATTAGATGA